The following is a genomic window from Paenibacillus sp. FSL R5-0766.
CTGCGAATTCCCTGACTTCCTCCGCGGTCCAGCTATACTTATCCGCCTCAAGCATATGAGCATATCCCTGAATGGAGGAGAGGGGTGTCTTCAGGTCATGTGTTATGCCAGCAATCCACTCCTCGCGTAGTGAATCGGTCTGTTTCCGAAGTTCTTCATCTTGTTTCAATGTGTGAGACAAGGCCTGCATGGAGCGGAGCACCTCAGCATACACGTGATATTTCCGTTTCCATTTTCCGTTACGACGCTGGCTGCGAGGCACTCCTAACGCTCCGGTGGGTTCCTCGTAGTACCCTCGCTCCAGACGCTGTAACCATTGGAGCATATGCAGCATGGGTGAGCCGAATCGATTGGCATACCAGAAGGCAAGCAAGATGAGCAGAATGATAATGGATACAATCAATACGACCAATGCCGGTTCCAGAATAAAGTTGTAGGGGTTCTGATCACTGTTCACCGCCGGATCAACAGGGATGCTAATCAGCCAAGTAGTTTCACTCTGTTCGTCGTACCACGTTGCAACAGACAGGCCGGATCGACTCGGGTAGCGAACTTGCAGAACGAGTTCCTGAATGGTGTATTCGCTTGGTACGCCTATGGTCGGTTTGTTATAGGAGGAGAGCTCGCGTCCTGACGCGTCCAATACTTGAAGATAAGCTTTGGCGGCACGGAGGGCCTCCTGTTGGTCGGGCTGAAGATCAAGCTTCCCGTTGGTGAAAGCAAGATCTGAACGAATGTTGTTCATTAAGGACTTGGCCGGGTTACTCTCGCCATATAACAAGGTGATGTTCTTTCCGTTCTTCTCCCGGATCAGCATGGCGATCTGGTAAGGAAACAGCTTTTGACTTTCCCAGTAAGCGATTAATTCACCAGGTTTATAGTGAGAGGGAACATCGGCGGGTGTATGGTAATCATCAATGGCATATCCTTGTTCATCCAGAACTTGAAGCCACCCTTTATTTTTGTCCACTTGCTTCAGTAATTCAGGGTCATATTGGATGGTACCGTCTGGCATGATCTCTGCTGTATTAATCAATTGATCCAGGCCACTAGCAACAAAATCATCCACCAGATTCACTTCATTGATCCTCTGCACGACCCAGTAAGTGGCTACAGACCCAAGCAGGATGATAAGAACAACTGCACCGGCAAGCATCCCGATAAACCGTGTCATTAACCTGCGACGAATACTCATGGGCGTGACACATGTTCCGGCTGAATCAGTTTGTAACCCAAACCCCGGACATTGACGAGAAACACCGGATTGGAAGGATCGGCTTCAATGCGCTCCCGAATGCGGTGAATATGAACCATCACGGTATTATCATCACTAATGGCTTCAGAGCCCCATACTCGCTCATATAGATCTGATTTGGTGAATATGCGATTGGGATGCTTGCAGAAAAAGAGCAGCAATTGAAACACAAGTGCTGGACAGGATACGGATTCTCCTTCAACTCGAAGCTCACCAGCCCATTCCAATACCTGGAATCGTCCAAAGTCGTACACACCCTCCGGGATACTGGAAGATGACGTATTTACGTTAGATGAGACGTGGTCCGGGATCTCTGATGTTTTAGTAGGTAAATAACGCTTCAGTAATGATTTAATTCGAGCAACGACTTCGAGAGGATTAAAGGGTTTGGCAACATAATCGTCGCCACCGACGGCGAACCCAGTTAATTTGTCATAATCGGTTGTTTTGGCCGTCAGAAACAGGATAGGAGCATCGGTGACCTGCCGTAGAAAAGGACAGATTTCCAGTCCGCTTTTGCCAGGAAGCATGATGTCGAGCACGATGCAATGATACGTCTTGTTGTTGCAGGCATCAATGGCAGCTTCGCCTGTTGTAACGGTATCAATATCGAGAAACTGCTCTTTGAGCAGAACGGTTTTCAGCATATGCAGAATAGCCTGTTCATCATCCACAAGCAGTAATGAGACGTTATCCATAGTTTAAAAATGACCTCCTGATCCTTCCGTTGTGTGTATTGCTAATCATACCATCCAAGAGGCCTGTATAGCTTGCGAGCTATCTTAACGGAATCTTAATTATGCAGCCTCAAAAGGCGTTGCAAGTTTAACTACATGTAAGATGGGGTTAGACGAAGGATAAGACTCATTCTGTACACTTAACTGGAAAGTATAACGATAACAGAAGGGATGTTGAGAATGAACAGAGAAGGTCATCTGAAATCAGAGCAACATACACATTCGAAATTACAGAATAGAAAGGGCTGGAAGGTGCTTGCGATTACCCTTGGAGCTTGCGTGATATTGTCTGCTTGCGGCAACAGCAATTCCATTACTTCCGACCAGGCAGAGCAACAGTCAGCCGAACAGGCATCCAATAATGAAGCGAGCGAGAACACTCATCAGGAACAGAATTCCGCTTCAGAAGGAACTGCAATGGTTACACCCGACAATTTTGTTGATACCCTCATGAAGGGTTCCAGTGAAGATATTTACCGTCAGTTGAGTCCTCAAATGAAGGAAGCGATCACACTTGAAAATCTTAAAACGTCTGCTGACGAGTTCCTGGAAGGAGTAACTTCCCTGGATCAAGTGTTCGCAGCTGAGATGAACAATCTGACCGAGTTCGCCTGGAAGGATCAAACAGGGACAAAAGGGATTCGAGCCTATTTTACCGAGGCCAATCAGATTGATGGTCTGTTGATCCAGCCGCTGAAAACCCATAAGAATACAGATCAAAAGTTCACCAAAACCGAATTCCATTTCCCTTTAAAGGGTGAATGGTATGTGTTCTGGGGAGGCAACGATGTGATGTCGAACTATCATTATGAGCATGAAACACAGCGCTACGCGCTGGATATCATTCGGTCAAAAGAAGGTTTCAGCTATAAAGGGGATGCCAAGGTGAACGCAAGCTACCATGCTTTTGGTCAACCACTCTATGCTGCTGCGGACGGAACAGTTGTCGATATCAAAAATAACATACCAGACAATATACCCGGCGTCATGAATCCGGAAGAACCAGCGGGTAACTATGTGGTGATTGACCATGGCAACAGTGAATACAGCATCACAGCACACATCAAGGAAGGCACTGTTTCGGTCAAAAAAGGAGATAAGCTCAAGCAGGGAGACCTCATCGGCGAACTTGGTAATTCGGGGAACTCCAGTGAAGCTCATCTGCATTTCCAGGTGTCGGACGGCCCGGATCTGTTCACATCTCGCTCAATTAACATTCGTTGGGCAGACCAGACTCAGCAGTTAACTCGTGGGAACACAATTCAGGGACTTCCAGAGTAATGCTATATATAAGTTGAAGCATTGAATTTACACTGGACTACTACGCGGTCAGAACCATCTTCCGATCGCTGTTATCCCCAGATTTTATTGATTCCCTTATATAAAGGGGCAAATCCGGGGATAAAGGCGCACGCTTCGCTTCTTCTGATTGGTTCTGTCCTCTCCGTTGTCGTGTAAATGTTTACTTAAACATTTACAGATTTCTCTGTCAGAATGTTAGGGATGACGAAGGCTTCTATTTTCCATTATAATATCCTCTATGATAATAGAACGATCTGGAATGATGGAGGAATAGTGATGAAACTGGAAGATGTGCAGATTGAATATGCGCGCCTGGAGGACTTGCCGAGGATTGTGGAAATTTATAATTCTACCATTGAGGGCCGTATGGCAACAGCGGATTTGGAGCCGGTGACGGTGGAGCAACGTTTGCCTTGGTTCGAGGAACATTCACCGGATCATCGTCCACTCTGGGTGATGAAGCAAGCAGGACAGGTGGTAGCTTGGGCAAGTCTCAGCTCGTTCTATGGACGCCCTGCGTATAACGGAACGGTGGAAGTTAGTGTATACGTCGATCAGCAAAGCCGCGGAATTGGGGCTGGCGGACGTTTGCTCGAAACGGTATTTGCGGCGTGTCCTGCACTTGGGATTACGACCATTCTCGGATTTGTCTTTGGGCATAACGAACCGAGTCTGGGGTTATTGCGCAAGCATGGTTTTGAACAATGGGGGTATTATCCCGAAGTTGCCGTACTGGATGGTGTGAATAGAGATCTGGCGATTTTGGGCAAAAAAATATAAGTGGCGTTCTTATTCGTAGAAAAGAACATTGAAAACCTCCAACCTAAATTCATAGGATTGGAGGTTTTTTGTCGTACAACTATATTCTTGGCTATGTGTAAGTATAGATTGTGTTTACATGCCAAGCTGCTGTTTAATCTCTTGGATCTGTCCCAGATGACGTTCCTCATGATAACTTGCAAAGTCAATCCATTGGGTAAGATCCATCTCACCAAACACGGGATGAGGAAAGGACTTGCTGTGCAACAGGTCAGGATCATGATCCAATGCAAAGTCATTTAACGCTTGGTGAGATTTGTCCAGATCACTGCGTACGTCAGCGAGTGCTTCAGGCGCTGCTGGAGGCTGAAGATGGGGTGGTGCCTCGACGGAGCGGCTGCGATCCAACGATAATTCATATGGTTTTTTGTCCACAGACACCGTCTGTTCCTTCTCGAGGGCTAGGCGGGCTTGTTTTCCAATGACATTTTCCATCAGATTCAGATGACGTAGTACTTGCATAATACTCCACTGTTCGGGTGAAGGCTTGCGGTTCAATTGTTCTTCTTCGAGTCCCGAGACGGCTTCCCAGATTTGGTTGCGTATATCGTCATTACGAGTAAACATTGTGCAATCCTCTCCTTATATACGGGTTCTATGATGCCGGTAGTCTGTGTATGTTCATTACCCCAAATGTGGATGCTTATTCTATAAGCATTGAGAATGGAAGAGTGAATGCGAACCTAGGCAAGATTAGCCTTGTTAGATGTAATTTGTGGCAAATAAAAAAAGCCGTTCTCTATGAACGGGTTCATTTCCATCCATACCAAGTCCAAAAAAAGATTGACGGGCAGGCCCCGGCAAACTATAATCGGTACAAGTAACTTGATATGTAAGGAGTCCTGACATGATATGTTAGTAATCGACGAGGTGTATCACCATACAGCATTGCAAATATCATCGTCCGATTTATTGTACCTTATCGAACGGCTGAAGGTCAAAAAAGAAAATGAGATCGAAACGCTCAAGAAAAAGATCGAACAGTTCGAACAAAAGCGTCGAGCGGAAGAGGTTGCTTATCAATCGTTGTCGCCTGTACGCAAATGGTTTGCGGGACGCCCCGCATCCCATCATCAGGCGGTAGAGTATATGGTGCAGGTGAAGGAACGTTTTCGCAAGATGGAACAGATTCGCAGACGCATACGTGAATTGGATCAGATCGCAGAACGAATTAAGCATCCGGACAGCATTGAGCGGGACGAGATTGAGCTTGCGCCCGATACAATCCGTGAGCTCAGACAGCTTAGTGAAACGGAGGATGTACAAACATGACTTTGGAGACGTTAAGCACCGGGATTGATACGGTCTGGGTCGTACTGAGTGCAGCAATGATTTTATTGATGGAGGGTGGATTCGCCCTGCTCGAGGCTGGCTTTGTGCGTTATAAAAATAGTGTGAACATTATTATGAAGGTTTTTGCTGACATTACGATTGGGACGTTACTGTTCTATGCTATCGGTTTTGGACTGATGTATGGTTCGGACGTGGGTGGTTTTGCGGGAGTAACGGGGTTTTTCCTGAATGGGGATTTGTCTCACCTTAACGTACCGGTATCTCTGGAGACATTCTGGTTGTTCCAGGCTGCCTTTACCATTGCTGTTATTTCCATCGTTTCAGGAGCGGTAGCCGAGCGGATCAATTTCCGTGCCTATCTGTTGTATATCATATTGATGACGGCGATTATCTATCCAATTGGTGGACACTGGGCATGGGGCGGCGGCTGGCTTAGTCAGCTGGGGATGCAGGACTTTGCCGGTTCGGCTGTCATCCATGCACTCGGCGGATTCTCGGCACTGGCGGCTGCGATTATCATTGGCCCGCGTAAAGGCAAATACACGCCACTTGGGGTAAGTGCCATTGCACTCCCGAGCAATCTGCCATTGGCATCTGTAGGTGCATTTCTGTTATGGTTTGGCTGGTTTGGCTTCAATGCTGGTAGTACACTCAGTGCGACTGATGTAAGAATTGGTCACATTGCGATTGTCACGATGTTATCTGCGGCTTCGGGTGGTGCGGTTACGCTGTTGTATACGTTATTCCGCTTCAATCGTTCAGATGCGCCATCGGTCATTAACGGTTCACTCGCGGGACTCGTCGGCATTACGGCAGGCTGTGCTTTTGTTGGTGATGTAGCAGCGATATTCATTGGGGCAGTATCCGGTCTATTAATGATGGCTGCCACCAACTGGCTGGACCGTCGGCAGATTGATGATCCGGTTGGTGCGTTCCCGGTGCATGCTGCATCTGGCATGTGGGGAACGATTGCTGTAGGTCTATTCGCTACGGATGGTGGATTATTCATGGGCGGCGGCTGGAGGTTGCTGGGTGTTCAAGCACTTGGCCTTACAGCCCTGGTCATCTGGGGATTCGCCATGACTTGGATCGGGTTAAAGTTGATTGGCAAAATTGTGCCTGTACGTTCGACAGAAGAAGAGGAGGATTTGGGTCTGGATATCAGCTATCATGGTGTGATGGCAGCCCATCAGGCCCATGAATTCCTGGATGGTGAGGAGCATATGCGTGCTTACCAGGAAAAGTCTTCTGATCCAAATCGTTGAAATGGAATATAAAATTAAGGAAGTAGACTGACAGGGGATGTCAGTCTCTTTTTTCTATACAAATTGAACTACATATTTACACGAGAACGTAGAGGACAGAAAGAACCTGAAGAAGCGAAGAGTTCGCCTTTATCCCCGGATTTTTACCTTTGCAAAGGTGAATCTAAAAAATTCTGGGGATAACAGCGATCGGAAGGTTGTTCTGTCATCGGAGTGGTAAGTGTAAAATATTCTTAAGTTCAATTTATATAGAAGCAGGGAAAGACGTCCGGGCGGAAGAATATACAGGTGTGAACCTGAATATGTCTCAGCATAGGTGTATTGTCAAAAGGGGAGGATCTATATGATTAAGCCAGAACAATGTGAACGTCTGACCAGAAAAGCCCGTAAAACACTTGAGGAATATGGTTTGGGAGTCGCTGCAGATCTGTTGTTATCTTCAAGCCGCTGGGGAATTCGCCTCGATGTATCCACACTGGACGAATATCGCAGAACAGGAAACTCACGTGTGGGTGGACATCCGGATTTGCCAAGTCGCATGGAATGGCCCGTAACACAAGAAGGAGTCCCGATGACTTTCCTGGCCCAACTGAACCTGGTGGACTTGTCGCCGTATACGCCGAATGATGGGCGCGGGACTTTGCCTGAACGTGGCATGTTATACTTTTTCGTTGGCAAGGATGAATCTGCTTGTCCCATTGAACATCGTGTGATTTTTGAGCCGAGTTCTCATAACCTGATAAGGCGAGAGCCTGAAGGTGATACCGCGCTGGATGGAGCCCCGTTTGTTGCACATTCAGTGACCGTGCTGCCTAATCTTGAGTTTCCTACATATGCATATATTGACGCCAACGCGCTGAATGAGCTCTCGCCGCTTCGGCTTGAGACGGATGAGGCCGAATCGGAAGTGAGTCTGTATGACCGCTACCTTGAATTCGAGTCGAGCTGGAATCATCCGAGTACGCTGAATTGGGGTGGGATGTTTGGATATCCTGACGGGCAGCATCCGGATGCCGAGCATCGTGCCTTGTTACAGATCGCACTGGGAGAAGAGTACGATTATAATGAGCAGGAATGTGAGAAGAAGCTGACCAAGCATTACGGCGGTGATGAGGAACGGACATGGCAGGAACTATCCGATACGCTGCTGCTGTTGAAGGTAGATACACATGATGCTATTGGTTTCCAATGGTGGGATTGCGGGGAAATGCAATTTTTCATTCGCAAGTCTGACTTGGAGGCTGGACGATTCGAGCAAACGTATTGTTCGTTATACTCAAGTTGAGCCAAGATTTGAAAACAAATAGGCAACAAAATGTCCTGAATCCCGTCTATATGAAGGAGGAAGGACTTTTTTGTTCGTAGATTGTTTCATAAATTGAACTGAAGAATATTTACACTGCACACTCCGATGACAGAACAACCTTCCGATCGCTGTTATCCCCAGATTTTTTTGATTCCTCTTATAAAGGGGAAATCCGGTGATAAAGGCGAACGCTCCGCTTCTTCAGGTCCTTTCTGTCTTCTCCGTTTTGTGTAAATGTTTTGTTCAATTTATATAGATTTGGGGTATAAATTAGGGAGGGATATCTTGGTTGATAACCGATCATATGTTCTGTATAATGGGATAAAAAGGAAGTGTATCTGTTGATTCAATCTGCGTTCAAACATATTGACGTGGCTGTAACATCTTTAATCGATATATGTGATCAGCTGTCGGAAGAAGACTTGGCTTTGACTCCAATTGAAGGTAAACGACCTGTTGGAGAATTACTAGCCCATCTGTCTGTGATCTGCCGAGCGGATGTTTATATTTCTGAAGGTGCATCGGAGGAAGAGATGGCTCAATTCTATGCAGAGAATCAGGTGCATTCGCTCGGTGAGATCAAGCAGGCTCTGATTGATAACCAGATGTATCTATACCAACGGTACAGGCAGTTTAACACGGAAGAGTTATTACATGTGACGGATTCGTACTGGGGAGCTTCCTATAGTCGGCTGGAGTGGTTACTTGAGATTATGGGGCATGTATATCATCACAGAGGACAATTGTATACGATGCTGACCCTAACGGGCAAAGAACCCGAATCAGTACTTTTCAAATAGAAACGGATAGAATACATATAAGCATGTTATAGGAAACATCATGGGTTAAAGTGGGAATACACCGACGATACTACACGCTATACTTGAAATAACGGAGGATTCGGGACGTGGAACAACACGATACATGGAATGCATCGATGGACAATACGTTGATGGACAGGTTAAAACAGATTCCTGAACTTGGTCAGGCCACGCGGATTGAACCTGTTATGAAGGGGTATTCAGCAGATGTTAAATTCAAAATGTTTGTCCCTGGCCAAGGGCATGTGCTGGTGAGGGTGTATGATGTTGCAGAGGAATGGATGAAGCAAAGGGAATATCAATGTTTGCAGAGCATGCAACAATTAGGTGTACTGTGTCCAGCAACGTTGGGCATAGGTAGATTGGATGAGAAGTACGGTTATATGATTCTTAGCTACATTGAAGGTGAAGATGCTTCCGAGAGACTACCCCAGCTGAATGAACAGCAGCAGTGGGCGGTTGGCTTCGAAGCAGGAGCGCAGCTACAGCTGATTCATCAGTTGCCGATGAAGGAACAGATCGAATCATGGTACATACGCAAGAGCACGAAGCATCAACGTTACGTGGAGCGCTATAAACAGTGTCCTATCGTGATGAAAGAGGATCATGCTATTTTAACGTTTATTGCAGACCATCTTGGTTGGATGAAAAATCGTCCTGATGGATTTCAGCATGATGACTTCCACCCGAGCAATCTTGTCATTAAGCAGGATAATCTCGCAGGAGTGATTGATTTTAATCGTTATGATCAAGGTGATCCCATTCATGAATTTTTGAAGCTGGGTTTGTTTGCTTCGGAGATCAGTATTCCATATTCCATGGGTCAGATTCAGGGCTATTTCGATGGCAATGAACCGGATGAGTTATTCTGGAGACTGTATTCACTGTATACGGCTATGGCGCTGGTGTCTTCCGTGGTGTGGATTCAGCAGGTGAAGCCTGAAGAGACGCTTGAGATGATGGCCAAGATCGAGCGAGTCCGTGAAGATCACGATGATTTTCGCAGTTTCATCCCTCGGTGGTATACTTTGAACAGGTAAGGAATTATGGAGGGGAAAGGAATAATGCCGTGGCACAGCCAGCAACCATTCTGCTTGTCGATGATGAGCAGGAGATTATTAAACTGATGGAAATTTATTTTGGCAACGAGGGTTATCGGATTCTCACCGCGAATGATGGGCTTGAAGCGCTGGAACAATTGAAAAGAGAGTCGATTGATCTCATTATTCTGGATGTCATGATGCCAAATATGGACGGAATAGAAGCTTGTATGAAAATTCGGGAAGAGCAGAAAATGCCGATTATTATGCTGTCCGCCAAAAGCATGGATATGGATAAAATCACAGGGCTAAGCATCGGTGCTGATGATTATGTAACCAAACCGTTTAACCCGCTTGAACTTGTCGCACGGGCGAAATCTCAGCTGCGCAGGTATCATACCTTCAATGAAGGTCGGGAGAACAAAGAGCACGAGTGGGTTATTGATGATCTGGTCATTAATACCGATACACATGAAGTTTGGGTGGATGAGCAGCCGGTTCGTCTGACTCCGCGTGAATTTGCAGTTCTTGAATTACTGGCTCGTCACCAAGGTTCAGTACTTAGTATGGAACAGATCTATCGTCAAGTCTGGAAAGAAGAATTCATGGAGTCGAATAATACCGTCATGGTACATATTCGCAAGATTCGTGAGAAGATTGAACTCGACAGCAAACACCCCAAGTTTATTCATACCGTATGGGGTGTTGGTTATAAGATGATCAAACCGCAATAAACATGTACATTCACAGGATGTCGTGTAACATGAACACATTCAGGGAGTTCCTACTATGAATTCAAAGCTGATTAATACAGTTCGATGGAAATTTATCTATGCATTTTTTCTGAGCGGCATATTAACTGCAGTTATTTTGTACGGGGGCAGTCAGGTGGGGCAGAACATCCTGGAAGCTCAGACGTATCCGGATTATTCCATTCCAGCCCAAGGGATCAGGTGGTTGGTGAATAATATCGGTTCAGTGCCTTTGATGATTGTGGTAGGCGTGCTGAGTTTTGTGCTGTTTTTTTTCCTGTTCTCACGCAAGGTGATGCGGGTTCTGGATGAAATTACGGCGGGAATTCAGGAAGTTGCCAAAGGAGAGTTATCCCATCGCATCGAAGTGAAGACCTCGGATGAATTCGGAGTGGTTGCTACAAGCATTAATCAGATGGCTGAACAATTGCAGTTATCGCTTCAGGAAGAGCGTAATGCGGTCGCTGCCAAAAACGATCTGATTACGGGGATATCACATGATCTGAGAACACCACTCACTTCTATTCTGGGATTTCTGGAGTACATCGAGAAGGATCGGTACCAGGATGAGATTGAGATGCGCTATTACGTTAGCATTGCCTATGAGAAATCCTTGACCCTTCGCAAGTTAATCGATGACTTGTTCGAATATACGCGTGTGAGTGGCGGGAGTCTTCCGTTATCTCTGCAAGCATTGAACCTGAATTCGTTTCTGATGCAGCTGGCTGAAGAGTTTGCTCCCATGCTGGAGGATGCTGGCATGACCTACAAGATCATCGGCGGGCAAGATCCACTATGGATACAGGCTGCTCCAGGAGAGCTTGTAAGAGCGTATGAGAATCTGTTCAGCAATGCCATTCGGTATGGTTCGCAAGGTAAACTAATGGAGATTGGGCTGGCCCTTGAAGGTAGAGAGGCTGTAGTCCGCATCAGTAATTATGGTGAACTGATTCCGGCACAAGATCTGCCACATCTGTTTGATCGATTCTATCGGGTAGATAAGTCCCGTTCCCGCGATACGGGAGGTACCGGTCTCGGCCTAGCGATTGCCAAATCGATGATTGAATTACATCGAGGAAGTATCGTTGCCTACAGTGAAAATGGCAGAACGGATTTTGTTACCCGATTCCCTGTAACTGCTGCTCCACCAAGTAATTACTCAGAGAAATAATAATTAAGAATTTGGTAAGAAGTTAACTACTTCCTCATTAAGAAATATTCGGTATTCTACCTCTATTACCATATTATTGTATGAGGAGGATACCGAATATGAAGTCTCATTTCAGTACTGTAAGACTAAGATACATATACATTGCAGGAGCAAGCGCGTTACTGAGCGCAGCGCTCCTTTTTGTCGTTTATCACGTGCTACGGTTTGCCCACAATCACGTCCTTCCAGATGCAGTATGGATAACGCGTATGATGAACTGGGGAATCAACCATATTGGAACAAAGCCGCTCTTTATCTTCATTGGCGGAGCCGTGTTTGCGATCTTTTTCTGGATTCGATCCCAGAAGATTGCGGAAGATCTCAATCAACTTGCACGCGGAACAGCCGAACTTGCATTGGGCCACAATCCTGGAAGAATTGATGTTCTAAGTGGTGGTGAACTACGACAAATTGCTGCCAATCTGAATGTAATTACGTTTCTCCTGCATGAGGAAGGGCTGAGCAGATCAGAACGGAAACAGGAGAGAAGAGAGATACAGGGAGCGTCTACTAAGCATGAGCAACCCGGACTTCAGCAACATAATGAAGAAGACAAGGAGAACACTCAAACTATTTCTACACAGGTTGACCTACCGATAAAACTTACTCTTTACGGTATTCAATCTTCTCTGGATGAGATCATCCAAGGGCGGTGCCAGGACGAGGTGGAAGT
Proteins encoded in this region:
- a CDS encoding DinB family protein — encoded protein: MYLLIQSAFKHIDVAVTSLIDICDQLSEEDLALTPIEGKRPVGELLAHLSVICRADVYISEGASEEEMAQFYAENQVHSLGEIKQALIDNQMYLYQRYRQFNTEELLHVTDSYWGASYSRLEWLLEIMGHVYHHRGQLYTMLTLTGKEPESVLFK
- a CDS encoding DinB family protein, giving the protein MFTRNDDIRNQIWEAVSGLEEEQLNRKPSPEQWSIMQVLRHLNLMENVIGKQARLALEKEQTVSVDKKPYELSLDRSRSVEAPPHLQPPAAPEALADVRSDLDKSHQALNDFALDHDPDLLHSKSFPHPVFGEMDLTQWIDFASYHEERHLGQIQEIKQQLGM
- a CDS encoding M23 family metallopeptidase, which gives rise to MNREGHLKSEQHTHSKLQNRKGWKVLAITLGACVILSACGNSNSITSDQAEQQSAEQASNNEASENTHQEQNSASEGTAMVTPDNFVDTLMKGSSEDIYRQLSPQMKEAITLENLKTSADEFLEGVTSLDQVFAAEMNNLTEFAWKDQTGTKGIRAYFTEANQIDGLLIQPLKTHKNTDQKFTKTEFHFPLKGEWYVFWGGNDVMSNYHYEHETQRYALDIIRSKEGFSYKGDAKVNASYHAFGQPLYAAADGTVVDIKNNIPDNIPGVMNPEEPAGNYVVIDHGNSEYSITAHIKEGTVSVKKGDKLKQGDLIGELGNSGNSSEAHLHFQVSDGPDLFTSRSINIRWADQTQQLTRGNTIQGLPE
- a CDS encoding response regulator transcription factor, with product MAQPATILLVDDEQEIIKLMEIYFGNEGYRILTANDGLEALEQLKRESIDLIILDVMMPNMDGIEACMKIREEQKMPIIMLSAKSMDMDKITGLSIGADDYVTKPFNPLELVARAKSQLRRYHTFNEGRENKEHEWVIDDLVINTDTHEVWVDEQPVRLTPREFAVLELLARHQGSVLSMEQIYRQVWKEEFMESNNTVMVHIRKIREKIELDSKHPKFIHTVWGVGYKMIKPQ
- a CDS encoding YwqG family protein — protein: MIKPEQCERLTRKARKTLEEYGLGVAADLLLSSSRWGIRLDVSTLDEYRRTGNSRVGGHPDLPSRMEWPVTQEGVPMTFLAQLNLVDLSPYTPNDGRGTLPERGMLYFFVGKDESACPIEHRVIFEPSSHNLIRREPEGDTALDGAPFVAHSVTVLPNLEFPTYAYIDANALNELSPLRLETDEAESEVSLYDRYLEFESSWNHPSTLNWGGMFGYPDGQHPDAEHRALLQIALGEEYDYNEQECEKKLTKHYGGDEERTWQELSDTLLLLKVDTHDAIGFQWWDCGEMQFFIRKSDLEAGRFEQTYCSLYSS
- a CDS encoding response regulator transcription factor, coding for MDNVSLLLVDDEQAILHMLKTVLLKEQFLDIDTVTTGEAAIDACNNKTYHCIVLDIMLPGKSGLEICPFLRQVTDAPILFLTAKTTDYDKLTGFAVGGDDYVAKPFNPLEVVARIKSLLKRYLPTKTSEIPDHVSSNVNTSSSSIPEGVYDFGRFQVLEWAGELRVEGESVSCPALVFQLLLFFCKHPNRIFTKSDLYERVWGSEAISDDNTVMVHIHRIRERIEADPSNPVFLVNVRGLGYKLIQPEHVSRP
- a CDS encoding aminoglycoside phosphotransferase family protein, coding for MEQHDTWNASMDNTLMDRLKQIPELGQATRIEPVMKGYSADVKFKMFVPGQGHVLVRVYDVAEEWMKQREYQCLQSMQQLGVLCPATLGIGRLDEKYGYMILSYIEGEDASERLPQLNEQQQWAVGFEAGAQLQLIHQLPMKEQIESWYIRKSTKHQRYVERYKQCPIVMKEDHAILTFIADHLGWMKNRPDGFQHDDFHPSNLVIKQDNLAGVIDFNRYDQGDPIHEFLKLGLFASEISIPYSMGQIQGYFDGNEPDELFWRLYSLYTAMALVSSVVWIQQVKPEETLEMMAKIERVREDHDDFRSFIPRWYTLNR
- a CDS encoding ammonium transporter, with the protein product MTLETLSTGIDTVWVVLSAAMILLMEGGFALLEAGFVRYKNSVNIIMKVFADITIGTLLFYAIGFGLMYGSDVGGFAGVTGFFLNGDLSHLNVPVSLETFWLFQAAFTIAVISIVSGAVAERINFRAYLLYIILMTAIIYPIGGHWAWGGGWLSQLGMQDFAGSAVIHALGGFSALAAAIIIGPRKGKYTPLGVSAIALPSNLPLASVGAFLLWFGWFGFNAGSTLSATDVRIGHIAIVTMLSAASGGAVTLLYTLFRFNRSDAPSVINGSLAGLVGITAGCAFVGDVAAIFIGAVSGLLMMAATNWLDRRQIDDPVGAFPVHAASGMWGTIAVGLFATDGGLFMGGGWRLLGVQALGLTALVIWGFAMTWIGLKLIGKIVPVRSTEEEEDLGLDISYHGVMAAHQAHEFLDGEEHMRAYQEKSSDPNR
- a CDS encoding HAMP domain-containing sensor histidine kinase → MSIRRRLMTRFIGMLAGAVVLIILLGSVATYWVVQRINEVNLVDDFVASGLDQLINTAEIMPDGTIQYDPELLKQVDKNKGWLQVLDEQGYAIDDYHTPADVPSHYKPGELIAYWESQKLFPYQIAMLIREKNGKNITLLYGESNPAKSLMNNIRSDLAFTNGKLDLQPDQQEALRAAKAYLQVLDASGRELSSYNKPTIGVPSEYTIQELVLQVRYPSRSGLSVATWYDEQSETTWLISIPVDPAVNSDQNPYNFILEPALVVLIVSIIILLILLAFWYANRFGSPMLHMLQWLQRLERGYYEEPTGALGVPRSQRRNGKWKRKYHVYAEVLRSMQALSHTLKQDEELRKQTDSLREEWIAGITHDLKTPLSSIQGYAHMLEADKYSWTAEEVREFAGIMLDKSMYMDRLVNDLAMTYRLRSGGYQPVVEETDVNALLRDLIQRAERNPAYGEGRILFQPSEVPVYGLVHIPSFERIVDNLTANALLHNPPESILVVSVHSGKQADEFSIQFADNGRGMDPETVWKLFERYYRGTDTGTSDVGSGLGMAVTKGLIEAMNGRIEVQSTPGEGTIIRLIWDGPSETN
- a CDS encoding GNAT family N-acetyltransferase; the protein is MKLEDVQIEYARLEDLPRIVEIYNSTIEGRMATADLEPVTVEQRLPWFEEHSPDHRPLWVMKQAGQVVAWASLSSFYGRPAYNGTVEVSVYVDQQSRGIGAGGRLLETVFAACPALGITTILGFVFGHNEPSLGLLRKHGFEQWGYYPEVAVLDGVNRDLAILGKKI